In the genome of Saccopteryx leptura isolate mSacLep1 chromosome 10, mSacLep1_pri_phased_curated, whole genome shotgun sequence, one region contains:
- the IQCF1 gene encoding IQ domain-containing protein F1, which translates to MLKNPENQNKPPPSNPGVVKIQAWWRGVQVRRRLFYAALSALIIQRWWRRILLTELEKRRRMVLETFTRKEWAAVKLQSWVRMWRVRLRYCRLLHAARIIQAYWRCRSCTSEGFIKGQYRVTANQLHIQLEIVLGSEPCIVSECIPLPIK; encoded by the exons ATGCTAAAG AACCCAGAAAACCAAAATAAGCCCCCTCCTAGTAATCCGGGAGTCGTCAAGATCCAAGCCTGGTGGCGGGGAGTCCAGGTGCGCAGGAGACTGTTCTATGCGGCCCTCAGTGCTTTGATCATTCAGCGCTGGTGGAGACGGATTCTGCTGACGGAGCTGGAGAAGCGGCGGCGGATGGTGCTGGAAACCTTTACCCGGAAGGAGTGGGCGGCCGTCAAGCTGCAGTCCTGGGTCCGCATGTGGCGCGTCCGGCTGCGCTACTGCCGTTTGCTGCACGCCGCCCGGATCATCCAGGCCTATTGGAGGTGTCGCTCCTGCACTTCCGAGGGCTTCATCAAGGGCCAGTACCGAGTCACGGCCAACCAGCTGCATATCCAGCTCGAGATCGTGCTGGGCTCGGAGCCTTGCATTGTGTCGGAGTGTATTCCCCTCCCAATAAAGTAG